Within the Zea mays cultivar B73 chromosome 10, Zm-B73-REFERENCE-NAM-5.0, whole genome shotgun sequence genome, the region AACATGGGTGAACATGCCGGCCGGAGATTCTGTGGAAATTGGAATGTGTATTGTATGGACGTAGACTAGTAGCAGGGTGGCATGGTATGGTATCCCTCTCTTGGTGTAGGGCAGTAGGTGGTGTATACTGTATATACTACGTATTCCCGTAGTCTCATCTCAAGATGGGGGTAGTCTGGTCGCACAAAGCTATAGAAGCCAACGCGCGATCGAGGCCGACCGTTAGCGTGTCGCCATGCACACACGCACGGCAGCATCCTCTCACAATGCCGAACGCGAACGGGGTTCCGTTTCGATAGCAGCTCCGGCTGCGAGGGGCGTCAACGATCGGCAACTTCCGCTGGCCGCTGCGGGCAAAACGCTTGGGTTCGTTCCGTGCCGGCACGcgggccacgccacgccacgcctcgCCGCCCCCGCAGGCCGGGCGGGCGCGGCATGCAGTCGCGCCGCGCGTCGCCGTGTCACTATCACGGCCTTCTCGGCGAGCGCACGCGAGGACGTTTCCTTGCATGTTGCATTTGCCCGCGCGGGGTAGGCCTGCGCGGCCTGCGGCGAGCGGCGAGCCGGGGAGAAGTGAGTGACGACCACGAACGGCCAGATCGCCTCGGGAACCGGAGCCCCGTGACGTGCGTGAACGTGGACGGGAACACGCGAACATGGGCGCGCCGCGGCTGGAACATGCGGCGTTAATAATTGGACTGAGGAGGAGTCGCGCGCGGAGGAGGGATCGAATCGAATCTACGAGGTGCACGACACGAGAGGTCACGCCGGCAGCAGGCGGTCGGATCGAGTACAGCAGTGGCCAGTGCGGCGGCCGGAGACGGAGAGCTCCCCCGGCAGCCGCACCGGCCAACTCCACGCGCGTCGGGTGCTACCGTGTCCAGTTTCGCTTTCCCTGTATGCATTCATGACATCCTTTTTTGAGCGCCGCCTCCGTGCAAACAGCACCCAGGCTGGCATCCGCGCCGACGTATGTTTTTTTATATATGATTATCTACTTAGGCTTGTTCGTTTGTGAATTCGATGAAATTGAGTCGGATTAAATTCATAGCAAGTTAAAATATACCTTAGGGTTTGTTTGTTTATTTTTAATACACATGGATTAGATGAGATTAAAAAaataagaagtttgacttgtttaagtttcaaaatcatccaatctcactcaatccacatggattaagagctaaccgaacaagcccttaatctCACTCAATTCACTTCAATCCACGTGGAATACGAATAAACCGAAGCCCTTAGTGTATAAACGATCCAAAGCTTTACATAATTAATCGTATTCAGTACTAAGTCCAGCATACCGCGTTTTTGAACGTTGTAATCGCATCGCCGGCCGAACCAGAACCACCGTTGTGGTGTCGACTAACCTACCGTAGCCTCAACAGTGAGACAAAGGGCCATTCCTCTTCCTCAGCTAACATAGGACGTCGCAGCAGCCGTGGAATAGCATAGAACTGCCGGACATCGCCAAAGGTGGAGCGGCGCTGCATGCGGCAGTCATTGACCCACCGCGCCGGCCTTCTATGACCCACTGGTCGACAGACAACGCGATCGAGATCGGGCAAAACGACTGTTGCCCTACGCAATGTACATAGCATTGCTTGTGGCGAAGGACCAAATGCCCCGTTTGACATTTTGCACGCTAGTGGAGCTCACAACGTGCCCTTCCCTATTCATCACTGACATTAGCGTCTAAAGCCAAAACGATATAGCCATAAAAGTACAGCGGACTTGCAATGTGAAGCAGTGGTGGCATATACTAGTACTTAGAAGTTTTGCCAGCCAAATGAGGAAACTGGAAAATTTCAGCCGGCAGCCAACGCCATCTGAATCATCAACTCCCAACAGCTCTTTACTTTCATCGATGCAAACATCCATGCCAAGAACACGAACACCGACAGCAGGTAGCACATGCGCATACTCACTCAGTGTACACGGATGCACGAGGCAAAATCGACATGTACCAACAAAATAGTGAACATCCAGGTAACTTGAGGTAACAAATTCATAGTGGGAGATAGAAAAACTCTGGTTCACCAGTAAACCCCAACCAGCACAGCAACCTACGCCTAGAATTACCACAGGAAAAGTCTTTCAAGTACTTTCCAACATAAAACAAAGTTAAAGTCCAAACATGACTACGATTTTTCTTCCCTCTGCTTCCGCGACTCAAAAACAATACTCTTGACTATTGCACAGGCTTAGTCGAAGAGGCTGAAGCCCATGTCCTGCAAGAAACAGAATCAACATAGTCAAATCTCTGAATTACTTTAGTCGAAGGGGGGAAGGAAACAAACAACAACGTAAAATAATTGGTTTCATGATACAATAAGATGGAATGCAAGAGAGATGCCTCATGGATATAATATCAGATCAGAGTAGCGTATGGCTGCTGCTCTGATAGGAAAAAAACAAAGAATGGGTGAACAACGATCTTACGTCATCACTTTCTTCCTTCTCCTCCACCTTCTCTTCTTTCTTCGCCTCAGCTGCAGGAGCGCcgccagcagcaggggcagctgcCACAACAGCCACACCGCCACCGCCACATGGGACTGAAGCAAACTTCTCCCTGCCAGCAGCAATGAGCTCGGTAATGTCCTTACCGCTCAGTTGGGACAGAAGGAGTTCCATCTTTTCATTGTCAACTTCACAGCCAACTGCGACATGTACAGGTAGGAATTATGGGATTAGATGCTTCTGCTACATGAGTACAAGAGGAACAATGATCAGTTAATATACAGGACCACTATTGTGATCTATACACCACCAATGCAAATCAAATCAACTGTGTTAAAAAAGTGTTGACGTGATATGAACACAACACCCATGCAAATCAAACCAACTGTAATATAAACTATTAACATTCAAGAATCCCTACATTCAAGGAGCAGGTAATGCGAATGACAAAACTGTGTTGCACTCCTTGAAATGACagctaagtaaaattacctgactCCAGAATGGCTGTCAAGTCCTCGGCAGAGGGGCTGGAGTTCCCAGCGAGGACAGCAAGCAGGTAGGCAGCAACAAACTTCATCCTGCTCAAACCAATATATCAGTTAGTTCCCATTTTTATCTACATTACAGTGAGACGAGATAAAAATGGCAAGCAACTGACACAATAATCTAAAGCAAATCAACCTACAATCAAATTAACAGATTACCACGAATCTATTATCTGTTATACAAAAAATTCAAGCACTAATATATAATAACAACAATGATGTTGACGGTGTCAAACTGCAGGGCACAGTGCAGGGCCAGAAAAATACCAATACGCTTAACGGAAATACAAACAGAAGGGCATAG harbors:
- the LOC542551 gene encoding 60S acidic ribosomal protein P2A-like, which codes for MKFVAAYLLAVLAGNSSPSAEDLTAILESVGCEVDNEKMELLLSQLSGKDITELIAAGREKFASVPCGGGGVAVVAAAPAAGGAPAAEAKKEEKVEEKEESDDDMGFSLFD